GAATTTTTAAATGTTAGCTACAAAGTTTGGTAATGTGACGAGGATCAACCAGGATAAGCCTTTGACAAATGATCAACTTATTAGGGTAGCTCCAAGTATTTTTGCGGTAGATAAGCACGTTTCCAGGTCGCAGAGATATGCTTATATTCCTACGATACAGGTTGTTGAGGGGTTGAGATCCGAAGGGTTCATGCCGTTCTTTGCGTGTCAGTCGAAAAGCCGAATTGAAGGTAAAAGCGAGTTTACCAAGCATATGATACGGTTTCGCCAGATGTCACAAATCATGGCCCAAGAAGCCGATTCAGTCTCGGCAGCTCCTTGTTCCGAAGCGTTATGAAGACGATAAAAAGGACCTTTGGACGAATTTTAACGTAGTACAAGAAAATTTGATGAGAGGGGGGCAACGTGGTAGAGCTGCGTCAGGTAAAAGAGTTACGACACGGCCTGTACAATCTATTGATAACAACGTCAAGTTAAATAGAGCTTTATGGATTTTGGCTGATGAAATGGCTAAATTGAAATCATAAATAGACAGTAAAGTCCGGGGCTAACGCCCCGGACCCCTCCTGGGAGGAAAGTGTTATCTTTAGCCCAGTTCTTGTTGAGTACAGGGAAAGAAGGGGTTTGGATGAAAGGGAAAGTTCTGTATTATAAAGATCCTAGAATAATGACTCTTGAGGAGCTTAAAAATGAGATCAGGGTTTATCAATTTGAGCTGGATAGGGCTCTTCAAATAAAAAAATACCGGACAGCTGCCCAGGTTTCGGAATCTCTTACAACGTTTTGTAAGCTTGCTTTTAGGCGTTCCGGGTTTTAAGAAGTTTTGAGCTTTTGTTTCAGAATTTTGACACTTGTAAATGCTATAATGTATTCACAAAGGAGGTTTAAAGATGGAAATGGTCATTGAGGATAGAATCGCTCAATTGGATAAAGTTTTAGAAGAAGTCAACTCTAAAAGAAATTATTATGGAACGGTTTGGCCGGTTATTGTACGGAAGAGTTTTCGTTATGAAAAAAACGATGAATATATTTATCCGATTGCCTTTTTTAAAAGCTTGCTTCGTGATTATAGTTTAGGATTCGATAGGGAAAAGAAGTCTGACAGACTCTTTTTACTAAAATACATAATTGATCAACATATGTCCGGCAAAATCAATATATTCTCTTATCACTTGTGCATGTTCCTGCTTTATCGTGATTATCGTCATGAGGATCGGATGGAGGAAGATTTGACAGAGGGAGCTGTTGGGAAAAAGAGAGCGCAGTTTGCTAAGTCTTTGCCTGTAGTCAACTATATGAGTGTGGACGATTTTATAACTGCTGTTTGGGCCTATCAGATTGAACGATGGCATACAGCAAATAATGAGTATGAGCGAGCTCCTTATATGGATAATGTCCGGATTCTTTTTTCAAAAGAGCAGTTATCTAACTGGGTTGGTAGGGATTATTATGCGGCGGATTGGGTTGAACCTATTCCCGGTGATATGAATTTAAAGTGCCGTACTTGGACTAAGGAGAAAGATCCAATGGTTCAGGAAACGTCGCTTCCGGAGGGTTGGGTGGAAGGAAATATTATTCTCGGCCATGAGGGACCGGGAAACTATAGGCATTATGTTCAGGGCGTGCCGGTTCATGCCGGTAGTGCCATCCAGGTAAAGTTTGGTGATGGTTGGATTAACGGTCGTTATGAGTGGAGCTTTGACCCTAAGAGTAAAGTCTCGATTCATAGTGGGGATGAAGCTATTTATATTGGGGAAGGTCACTTAGTTCGAGTTCGTAAGTAAGGGTTTTAGGGGGACTGTGGATGATTAATCACCTTGGCATATCTCACATGAATGATAGTCAATTTATAGCACTGAATAATGAACAAATTGTTTCGAGCGTTAAGTATAGATGCTGGTTTTAATGATCTTTCTCTTCCAGTTTATGAAATTGATTCTAAAGCAGCCCGTATAAACGCTATTTTTGGAAGAATGTATTTCCAGAGTGATGCTTTCTAAAGAGCTTAACGAGTCGCAAAAAGTTCAAAGGTATTGGAATCTAGTCGATGTGTTTAATGGTATTCGTCGGGAATGTTATAGCTTAGAAAGAGTAAGCACAGATTAGGAGGGATAATTATGAGTAATGCAAAAGTGTTTAATGACCAAGAACACGAGAAGGCTTTTATTTCACTTTGTCCTGGTAAATTGCAAACGGATCAGGAATGGATAGCCCCCATTTACATTATTACCTCTGACGCTGAGTTACGCGCTAAGGCTATGGTACACGTCGAACCCGAACGACGCGAAATTAGATGGCAAAAAATCTTTGATACCGATTTTGGAAGTGGTCACTATGCTGCCTTGTATTGGGCATTTAGTTTGTGGGCCGGTAATTCGTGGGTCAAAGAAGACGGCAGCATAGTTGATACAATGGATCGATCATACTCAATGGATGAGAAATTAAAGCGAACGTCCATCTTTGCGCTAAAATTACGATGGTTTATTTAAATGTAAGTCACCAGGTCCTTGAAGACCTGGTTTTCATATCCTTATTGAAGTTTTAAACGCGTTGTTATATAGTTTACACAATGTTATAATATGGCATAGAAGGGAGGCCAATTTATGGAATGCCCAAGCTGCCGGTCGAATTCATTAGTTTCTGCAAGGACCAGTTATCCTCTAAAGGACTGTATAATAACGAATGTTCCTGTTCAGCGTTGTGGTTGCGGAGAAATCTACGTGGCTGAAGATGATCTTAAAAAAATGATGGGGTATGTAAATCGCCTAAAGCACAAAAAAGAGGTTGACTGGAGTGAGTTAGGATGACTGTACCGGTTGCAGAAGATCTTTCGCTTAACAATGCGAATGGTATAATATTGTCTGTGAAACTCAACGAAAGTGTTTTTGAAGTAAAAATTTCTGAAGCACAGCTTTTAAAGTTGGACGAGGAAATTGCAGATATTTTAGAGCCGAAACGTGTTTTTGAGAAAAGGCTGAAAGAACTTAAAAAATTCAAGAGAGAAGCTTACATGGATTTTCAGAGGGAAAAAGATCCGGATCTAAAAGAACAGAGGCTAAAGCTCTACGTTGAGGCGAAACAGTTAGTTAATGATCTTGAGCAAGGGCGTGAATAATTGTGGCCAAAAGTATATTTGTACGAGTTCCTATTTCGTTGCATTCAAAGCAACTAAAAGACGCGATTGTTCAGTATGCAGCTGCCAATGACAAAGATGTTTACAAGATTATCGAGGATATATGGGGGTCAATGCTGTCCAGCGGTGACTTTTCTATAAGTGTAAATCCTGTTTACGATAAAGAAAGCGAAACAGGATTAGTTGCTACAGAAAATCAAAAGCAGCGAAGATTCGAATTAAATATGAATCCGGATTTGACGAATCAGGTTGATGAGGTTATTAGCAATGAGAAACGGAAGGGTATTAAGAAGATTAACCGTTCGATTTTTACTCAAGAGGCAATCCGTCGTTATGTGGAGCCGGCTCTTATTGAAGGTGGATATTTAAAAGAATCGGTTTTTAAGGACTATAAAAGAGCTGCTAAAAACCTTAGAACTCTGAGAAATTTAATAGGTTCTCAACAAGATTTTTATAATAAATATATTGTTATTGATGAGAGACCTTTAGTAAGTTATTCACAGTATGCGTTCATCGAAAGGGGCGCTGGAGGTAATATAGAAAAGGTTCTTGAACTTGTAAGTGATGCTTTGAATATGAGCAAGGACGTTTTCTTTGAGCAACCACAGGAATTTCAAGATTACTTAAATTCTATTGATATAAGTAAAAGTGCTTTTTGAAATAAGGCACTTTTATATTTTGAGGAAGGTTAAGTAGTTAAAATTATTTGGCTATGTTGTTAAATCCAATCACACTGTTCTATCGTGTATAAATTTTCAGCTCGTGTATTTAATAATTTAGCTAATTTTAAAGCAGTAAGTACATTTGGAAGTTGTTTGGAATTTTCTATATACTGGTAAGAACGCAAGGAGATATTTAGCTGTCTCGCGAGTTCTTCTTGCGTTTTACCTTTTTTTGTTCTTATATCTTTAATATTATTAATCAAATTACACCATCCATTATTTCAACTATTTTGGATATTATTTTATAAGGATAAATACACGAAAAATAGCGAATAATAGTTGACGAATAATAATGCGAGAATTATAATGGTCCTGATATTGCCGAGAGTGATAAACAAAATATTGTCCCTTCCGAGTATTAAAATAATAAAGGAATACTAAGTCCCCCTGTTTCAACAGGGGGATTTGTCACAAAATATCTAGGTCCAATTAATTTATAATATTGTCGCAAAAACTGCAAAATGAATATGGTTCACAAAAAATACTATCAACTATATACAATAGGATATAATTATAATATACTATATATAATGAAAAATTGAATTTTGACTTAAGTTCAAAGAATTGAAAAGGGCAAACTTATCGAAAGATAAGGACGCAAAACTACGAGTCTAAGGTTTTTATGCTAAGATAGTCGGGTTGCCAAAAGGAACTAATATTTTATGCATTGGCACCCACTCCTTACTTTATTGGAGGGATGCTGTGTGAATGGTCAAACGTGTTTAATATTACGTGATCTAGAAAATGGTGCATCTATAGAAGAGACTGCAAAAAAATTTAATAAGAGAGAAAGTTCGGTACATAAATTAGCTACGCGACATGGAATTGGATTACCTAAACGCAAACTTCTAAGTGAAGATGAAAAAAAACGCAGAAAACAAACACTTGATGCTAGGCGGTACGAAAAGGTTAAATTATTTAAATGTGGAAGCAATGATATTGCACTTCTAAGAGTCCCTATAGCTGCTGGCAAGTTCGGGCCTCTTAGCTCCTTAAATATGACATGGCAACTTAACCAAGGAAATAAAAGATCCTCCGTAACCGAAGGTAAGAGGATTCAAATAAAATATGGCCTTAAATCTTTAATAGGCCAATAAATTTATACATTTATCATGATTGGCAAAAGCCAATTATTTTCGCATGTCATCAAGTGTCCGAATATTTAAAGGACACTTTCTTCTATTTCTAGCATTTTTTCACTGATTTCGACAAAAATATATCTTGTTCTTTTCAAAAAGATATATCATTTTAGATGTGTTAATGGTTATAATATTACTATATTTAATTAATTCTTTGATTAATCGATATAATGGAGAGCTTTCTGAATGACAAAAAAATCACGTAAAGTTTATACAGAGGCCCAAATGGTATCGGATATAGCTAAAGAAAGTGAGATACCTATAGCTACAATTCGTAAGATATTTAAAACCTGGTACAAAGTTGCAGGCAATGAATTTCTTAATAATAAGGAAGTTCCCTTACCAGGTGGAGCTGGTTATATTTATCCTACTTTAACTACTAGTAAACCAAGGATTCAAAATTCCCCGTTAATTAATGGTGAAGTACAGTTTCTCCCGAAAGTTAAGACAATGGCAACATTTTCAGATCCGTGGAAAAAACTGATACATAATGATCCTAGAACCATTAAATTAATAGAAACCTTACTAGAGGAATTCAAAGAGTAAACCCCATCGAAAAGACGATGGGGTTTTTTCGATAAATATACTCACAGTTTTTTACGGGATACTATAGATAGGACGGTTACCCTTTTATCAGAATTACCACCTTGTTAATACAAGGTGGTATTACTATTATGGTCTATCGGATAATCCGATTCAACGAAGAGTTTCTAATAACTTCTTAGCATTCATTCCACTAGCGATATTGTTATTGAATTGTTTTGCACGCTATTTTTTTGAAAAGTCTTGAATAAACATATTACATATATTATAATGATATTATAAGTAATATTATAAGTAATATGTTTAATTTACATAAATTGGATGATTTAAAGGAGGTATTAATGACTGGTAATCAATTGATTATTGCTTTTGACAGTTTATTGAGACTTCTGAAATTTCGTCAGTTAAATCTAAACGAATTTTAAAATACTTATGTCTTAAGAACGGTGGACGTCTGACTATTAGCAGCCGCCCCATTTGGCATGTCCGGAAAGGTTAGTTATAATAGTTTTCGACATAATATTCCACAATATGCCTCTCAAGCGGAGGTGTTTTTTATTGGCTAACATATATTTTCGTGATATCCTAATATAGAAACGCAGAAATAAATTCAGAATATTTGGAGGATAAAGCATGGCAAAAAGGCCTCGTGCCCTTCAACAATCTCAATTAATATCCGATATCGCCGAGGTCACAGGCTTTACTATTAATGAGGTCCGTAAGTTTTTAGATGCTTATGAGCAAATAGCGAAGAACGGATTTATGGATGGTAAAAAGATACCTCTACCAGGTGCAATGGGATATGTATATGCTAGTATTACACGTACTGATCCTCAACGCCTAACTACGAAATTGTCTGATTCAGAATTTATAATTGAACCAAAATTAAGAGCTGTGGCTTTTTTTTCGAAACCTTGGAAAGCATTGATTAATGAAGATCCTCGTGCACCGATGCTTATAGAGCGCCTAATTAAAGAAAAAGAAAGTCAGGATTAAACCCCCGCTGCTTCTGCAGCGGGGGTTTTTTTTCCCTTTGGGTAAAAGCCCAAAGGGGAGGGGTTATTGTGAATGGGGAGACTTTTTTTATTTTACGTGACTTGAAAGCCGGCTGCTCTGTAGATGAAGTAGCTAAGACCTATAGAAAAACTCCTGGTCATATTCGTAATTTAGCGAGTAAGCATAATGTATCGGTAGTTAAGCCAAAACAGAAATATATTGATTATAGAGATCCCATCTTTACTGGCCGAGATTCCCCGATGCCTCAAGTGCCTTTTAAAGCTGCTAAGCTGAGTGGTTTAGCGAAATGCAATGATGCATGGGCGAAAAGAATAGGAGGGCAGCGTTTAACTGAAAGTAGAGCAAGTAGGGAAAATGCAAGAATAAATGACAAACATGGTTTGCGTTTTCCTTGCCTATAACGCTTGCTACAAGGCATTCATTAGGACAATTTGTTCTTAATGAATGCCTTTATTTAACTTTATTAGGGAGGTGATATTTGAAACTTTTTTAAGTTCTTTGAAAGAGGTGGTGTTATAAATTATTGCGCTTCTTGTAGTAGTGTTTTTTGAGGTTCTATTTCATTTGAAGCCCGATGTTATTCAAAGGATGTTGGAATCACTTCCACAAGTATTTAAAGCAATTCAAGAAGGAGGAAAGCTTTTTATTAAATAAAAGTATACATGAAAGGGAGATTCTTAATGAAGAAGGCTCAATTTAGAAAGCGTTTTGGTCGATTGTTAAGCGAAGTTTCCTTATATGTTGCGGCCTTTGTGGCTGGATATTTATTGTCAACACCATGTTTAGCCCTGGCTGATGGTGCCAGTGATATTGTTAATTATGGTAATCAATTAGGCAGTAAGCTTTTGACTATTGCAACGCCTGTTGGTGGAGCCGCATGGATTGCTGCGTCTATTTGGCATTCACATGCTGATGAAGTGGAAGCCCAGGAAACAGCGAAAAAATGGCAAAAAAGGGCTCTAAAAGGGACCGTTTCTGCTTTTCTGGGTGGAAGTATCATAAGTATTTTTACATCACCATTAGGCCATTAATACGAACCTGAAGAGGAAGGGCAATAAGCCTTTCCTCGAAAGGAGGTAAACCATTGCTTTCAATCATCGCAACACTTATTTATCAAATTTCGTCGGCGATTTTAAACCCATTTTTTCATTTCGTATCTTGGGTGTTGACAAACTTAATATTGGCTCCGGCTCAATTGCCCCAAAGTCTGCATCAAATTTACGATAAAGTTGCGAATGTATCGGTCACGTTTGTTACAGTTGGTAGCATATGGGCTTTTATCAAGCTGTCTGGTTCCGGACTAACTGCTTATAATGATGATTCAGTCCAAGATATTGTAGGTCGAGCCTTTATCGCTATTGTTATGGGCTATTTCGGCTGGTATGTTTTTATGGATGTCCTTGTCCCACTTAACAATATGATTGTAAGTGCGATCATCGGAGAATTTAACAATATCTCTCCAAGTACAGCTGGAGCTTGGACGTTGCCTACAGTTCTAGTAGTGACAGCCTCAAATTTAGGTCCTTTAATGGGACTGGTTGTATTTGCTGTAGTCTTTTTAATAGCGGTCATTATAGCTATTGTTGTTTGGCTGCGTCGTAATGGTGAGTTAGCCGGTATGATTGTGCTTACTCCTGTAGCATTTATGTTGCCTGTATTCAACAAAAGAATGGTTAGTATAAGTTGGTTAATTCAAGAAATGGGAAGTGTTATTTTTTCACAATCCATTATGGCCTTGTTTGTTTACCTTGGGTTTTTTGTAATGACTGGTGGGGGTAATCAGGCGGGTACTGATATATGGAATCCCAATATTTTTGACTCTCCTGATATGGCGATTATCAATTTTGCGACAGGTGTTGTCATTCTCTTCCTCAGTACCAAAGCCCATACATATTTGAGGGGCATGATTAACGGATATCAAGTTACGTCGGATCATTCTGCACTTGCAGCCGGTATGGGAATGTTTGTAGGGAAGAGTTTGGGGGCTAACGTAGTACCGCCCGGAATGCAGCTGGCAGCCAAACAATTTGCCGGTGAATTGGGATTTGGGGAATTTTCCAAGGCTGGTAGGGCTTTGCAAGTTGCAAATGAAGCAAATAGGGTCTTGGGAAGAATGGAAAGTCAAGGTATAATTAATCAAATAGGAGAAGCACAGGCATTAAGTGAGAAGGCAATGGCTCAGAATCCGTATACTGCACAAGCTAGAGTTGGTTCAGCAATAGCAAATGAAATTGCCATAAACCAAAATCCTTCGTATTTGGCGGCTAAAGGATTAACACGTTCAGCTACGACAGACTTTACAAGAGCTGCACGTAATATTTCTACAGTTGATACAAAGATATTAGATAATGCGTTTCAGAATGTTTCTGATACCTACCGGTCTTTTGGTTATGGTAGAGAATATGAAACAAATCAAACTAATAATTCTACTGAAGCAAGTTCTTCTACTTCCACTAGCCCTGTTTTAAGGTCTTCAAGTATCCCTAATCCGTATATTAAGAAATAGGGGGTAATATGATGGGCTTCAAGGATAAAGACTGGGAAGATTATCAAAGTGGCTATTCTAGTTATGGGGACGAATCTCTTCGTTATGGTCGAGTTGACGAAGGGGTAGATTCTAATGTCATTCGTTTATCGCCAACAGAACTTATTGTACAAGGTGGTACAAAAGTTGTTGGTCCAGCTCACTTAAATGATCATTATTTTGGTAAGAAAGAGACAGAACATTTTACAGGTCCTCAACATCTGAAAGATTTTTATTTTGGTAAAAGGAGGTAGGAAAAATTAATGAAATTACCTCCTGTTCCTATTCCTTCGGATGCTTCCAAAGCTCCGATTCTTCCTGGACTCCCGGCGAGTGTTGAAATGAATGATTTAGTTGCTTTCCTGGTGTTAATTTCACCAGGAATTTTGTTTTTGCGTCTTCATACGGGAAGTCCCAAAATTGCTGTTCTATTTGCGCTCCCGGGAGTTATCGCATCCTACTGGCTGGTGTGGAAAACACCTGTGAATGCTCGGAGAGGATGGCAGCGACTTTTAGCCAGACTGAATTATCAGTTTTTGTTAAAAAAACAATATAGATCTACCTGGTATTCTACGGAAAAAGAATATATGGAGTTGGTGAGGGTTGGCAAAAAAGACTTACGGTAATAAATTTATTCAATTGTCTCCAACATCGAGATCGGATGTATATCAAACTGGCCCAAATTCATGGACAAGCGTCGTTAATGCGGCGCTTTATCCATCTCATTCTTTGTCTGAGGATCAAGCAGCTAAGCTGATAGTAAACTTTGCAACACTTTT
This DNA window, taken from Desulfosporosinus acidiphilus SJ4, encodes the following:
- a CDS encoding DUF6075 family protein, giving the protein MSNAKVFNDQEHEKAFISLCPGKLQTDQEWIAPIYIITSDAELRAKAMVHVEPERREIRWQKIFDTDFGSGHYAALYWAFSLWAGNSWVKEDGSIVDTMDRSYSMDEKLKRTSIFALKLRWFI
- a CDS encoding YgiT-type zinc finger protein, with the translated sequence MECPSCRSNSLVSARTSYPLKDCIITNVPVQRCGCGEIYVAEDDLKKMMGYVNRLKHKKEVDWSELG
- a CDS encoding helix-turn-helix transcriptional regulator: MINNIKDIRTKKGKTQEELARQLNISLRSYQYIENSKQLPNVLTALKLAKLLNTRAENLYTIEQCDWI